Within Winogradskyella helgolandensis, the genomic segment TGAAAAATAGATTGAGCATTTACAAAAGAAAGCGACACTAAAAAGATGTAAATGAAAGGATAGCGTTTCATTTTTATTGGTTAATTTTCTCTAAATTTAAACAATTAACCTATTCAAAACCTGCCTTTTCCCTATAAATACAGACTATAAAAAAAATGAAGAATGTTGCATCCTTATTTCAACATTTTCTTATCAGCTTCTCCTTCTATCTTCAAAGCAGAATAATCCAATGTCCACCCAATAGTTTCCACTAAATTTTCAATAAGACGAATGGCTTCTAAGGCTTCTTGTTTTGCAATATTATATAGTCCACTTTCGGGAACTTTATCTAAAATATGTGCTTTTGCTTTAGTGTGTAAATCGGTTAAATCGGCCGCTTCAAACCTGTTGAACATACCATCGCGTTTATCATAATAATTAATATCACTTTCTATGGATAAAATTTCAGGCTGAGGAAAATGAGAAAATGTCACTGTTTTTGATGCCGAATCAGCAGACATTTGCACTTTACTCAAATCAAATCCAATGTGTGCTTTGGCATTTATCACCACTAATGCTTTTTTTCGACTAGATATAAGCTTTAGGAATTTCGCTTTTACGTCTTCATAATGGTATATTTCTGCAAAATCACCTTCGACGGTTACAAATTTACAAACCCGTTTTATTTTGTCTAATATTAAAATCGATTGCTTATCAGAAACCTTTTTGGTTTTCCATTGGTTGTAGATAGTCACCAAACCTAAGGTTACTAAAATACTAATGATAATTATAAAAAATGTTTCCATGCGTCTTTAAGTATATGACACTTGCACAAGGCTAATGTCACATGTAATTAGTCTATTACTTTATATAAAATTGGTTTGCTCGGGCTCGCATCATTCTCAAAC encodes:
- a CDS encoding DUF4230 domain-containing protein, which codes for METFFIIIISILVTLGLVTIYNQWKTKKVSDKQSILILDKIKRVCKFVTVEGDFAEIYHYEDVKAKFLKLISSRKKALVVINAKAHIGFDLSKVQMSADSASKTVTFSHFPQPEILSIESDINYYDKRDGMFNRFEAADLTDLHTKAKAHILDKVPESGLYNIAKQEALEAIRLIENLVETIGWTLDYSALKIEGEADKKMLK